The following DNA comes from Miscanthus floridulus cultivar M001 chromosome 5, ASM1932011v1, whole genome shotgun sequence.
attaacattgttcaccactttattacacacatcatcaagcaaagataagcggaacaagcctccgcaatcataacctttttcaacaaatattccatgtctcgacacaacacatttattggactcaagcacaattttaaagccatcgcgacatatctgagaagcgctaacaagattcttcttgatggaagggacatgctgcatgttctttaatagcaccgtctttctcaaagtaaacttcagaacgaccgtaccagcaccaagaacacgcgtaTGAGAatcgtttcccatcagcaaggctccactcctgccAGCCTGATtggaaataaacaaagaaatatcagcacacacgtgaatattagcaccactgtccatccaccactcaagtgaaagacaaactgaaagaacaaaaggtaaagaattaccatacccagatgtttgtaacaccccggtgttatgccagcatttaggcactgcaaatcatgcatatcatgcgtcatcaagcatcctaatcatacatgcccaaTCATGAAAATAATAACTAAAACACTGCTTCAAAACATATAAAACATgttgtgaaacatgaatgttgcatacacttgttagagttgttttgccctgatttttgcttgctaggttagtagaacttgtttggttatgattgtaaatcatctagaaatgtttagtacaaattttggagcaaggtttgtatttgatttattgccaaattttgctttttaaAATAATTCcctaaaattagggttttgagttaaaattgactttaattttagaattcaaaatatatcaagaatttggctttggtcataaaagcaaagttgtagagaattacattctaatcaattttcatttttggtacattttcaaaagatgtcattttttGCTCAAAATGGTATTTCAaagctggcatttaaaaatttcttgaaaatataaattgaaaaaAGGGCTTTTCTCACTTCGCGGGCCGCCGTCTCGtttccggcccacggccgaagccagcCTGGCCTGCAGCAGCAAGCCTCCCGTGCCAGCGCCGCGCGCCACGCTAGcctagcccagcccagcgccgcgcctggcctgcctccgcgctcgcccgCCCGCTGATGCGCCGCGCCGCGTCCCGACCATGGCAGAGCAAGCCCGccgtgtggcggccatgcgccgtcgatgccgccgcgcgtcgcagccggcctgcgcccgcgcccacgcgcccgcctacttcTGCTGAAGCTGCTGTGCTCGCTTGCactctcccgcgctgcctctcctctccgctAGCGCTGAGCTCACTCACTCTCCCcttcgccgcgccaccgcacccgccggtCAAATTCGCcgcctctcctccacctcggctAGCAATcgtgcgcccgcagctccgcctcgctctccggcacgtGGTGCTCACGCTTGTGCCGACTGTTGCGTAGGTAGCGCCTTCTAGCGCCTCGCCACcgttggccatggcgccgccgtgctcgggcgCCATGGAAGGcacccttcctcctcttctccaccctgcctagctacctgccCACGTTCGCTAGCTTCTCGCGAACCGCATGTGCCCGCTAGCTTGCCCTGGCATGGCCGGTGATGGCCGCCGGTCtcgttggccgagccgcgccgccgcgacgtcacggcgccggcgtggccttcgcctcggccgagctgggccgagaggccatgggccgacgcccGGCCAGGCCGCCTCCCCTTCCCTTCgatcgggccgcgcaggccaagtGTGGCAGTGGGCCGGCTGATTTccgcgggccggcccagtagcaataggaggattcgttttcaatttttctttattatttgaaaatagaaatggtttggaaaatatttggatactcaaatttgctccaaatctgttgaaataaatttttctaggttccttatcaccagatctacttgggaaaattattgcatgtcatttttgggatacttttctgtagaactttatttaatcatggatattgctgataacttgaaaaatatgtagaaaaacctataggcttcagaaaaatatgattctaagtttgttgatcttcttatgtaatgtacttcctagaaaaaatatgtttcatgcatgtgctgtgggaaaattttgaggtgtagttcaagtgcctttaatggctaatttttgttattttagctagagagcaaactttgtataaaacatgcatgtgataatttttgtacagtgattgtatgctatgaagatcataggaaaaatgctaactctgttgtttgacacttttcacagtacaaagtattttcatgttcataattatgccatagcttgttatttttgtgtaggctaacccacttattcaaataccatgaaaatctgatagtagactatttagggtagtactgtgatgtagtaattttctaagatttttctaaacaataaaaatagatgttgctattcaaacctattattaattagggtttaattaagtgttgctttttgtgtgattaagaaattagtaaagctttggtgtatctttgaagcatttaataagatgtgttgatttagcatattagtagtagaagagaatgcagtagatgacatgtgcttatagtatatgttcttggatgatgttgactaccttgcattcaaacatatccattgtattcatctcatttgatgcaccgattgcatacgcgcttacgcacattgcatcatataggatcgtaaaccgagaacccagtcgtcatacccgaggagcccaaggagcagctcgaggtacagccgcaggaagtgcccgaagccgacgaggaggacgttgaggaacttccggagtgccccgatcatcgcccgagctccttcgagagaggcaagccccggagcatttttctcccgatttgcaattattaattcaatgctttactttaattgatgcattacgttcaggagttgtttgcaactgttgctgcattatacattgtttacctttgttatactatatccttgttaccctggtatccgcagtcaagtcaatgcttagctggcttagaccggtagaagtcgggtgattccctgtcacctgcgagctataggtggttatctggatctgcttggatgactatgaagtcatggtataactaagtgttaaatgaagttgagaccggacggagacttgtagagttttggactgtagtgctttctgtctgtgtcgattaaggaccgaccgttgttgagcctcgagtcatgttaaacgcatgccttacatttagctagccggataaagtaccttccgatcgCGAAGCTggaagattattcgggccgagtagattgcccgcagcgcactgtgccggagcaggtgtggtaggacacgggggcgagatgataagaccaaagtgcagtcggtcggcccccgggtacatgtggttcctggcaaactcgagatttctggatagttgactcggtgattaatatctcactttagcgggtgagtgaggtttgtgtaaggaataattcaccagctggttaggaatcgattcgaatcgccatcgctcctggatagtgagcacttgacttgagttacttcatcgtagtaatgttgatggaacacttggacagttataatgaatatgacattatggaagttgtttaatgatcattggttatcattatctgcttaatcacatgtttgctctagtataggtgcaaatctagtcgacatgttaataacaattaacttgacaataatgcttttgaaaagggtcttgaaatgctaaaaatgcttctttttgcaaatgagtcagctaccctactataaagcccttcataatccttggtgtcacttattttcggttatgtcgggtaagtctagctgagtaccttctcacactcagggttttattcccacttgttgcagatgggcagatgtattacggttACTGTATCaattgcctttatcctacgatgggtgatgcttaggaccatgggcatggtcattccttatgtcttgtctgatgcttttgttggagatgattattcgctggcactgtatttgaactccgtgtgtgtgtggtttgaacaaatggcttccgctacttttattcgaacttgttttgtaataactatgtttaaactctgatgtatctgagatgcaaacttttatgtaatatgtgatggtgaccgctaaacttattacgatcttggttggaatggaagttggtttgaaatccttcgtgatttcacggactaccgggttatacgggcttaagtttgctaaatcgtctgctctggcggatgattttcttacttaatttcgtataattggtcggttctgttacagctggcatcagagcatggtttagcgtgttactgttcacaagtgtatttaaaacaaaaagacaTTTTGAAAGCGTGATtttcaaactataaagtgtgccagtggtcatatcctttatgcccagttaagaactctaggtggcttaattaagtactaacttggggttcttgcatcatatttctctttcgtcgctcatacggcgtgctattgtatgagtgccacttgtttgagtggtaatgtatggatcattgcctctacgcctcggtaagtgtgagttgtgagagcatgatcgaatataccgccgatctagggtgaatgcttatatgatgctggagtaattacatgttctacgcatattTTACAAAGGTATTTTATGTGTAGGTCTTCCGTCTATTGAggtgatgccgtcaataggacaatggttcgggtagttactaccgttgtatacgtatctggggattcgtgtagagcgtgtagataaaatttactgcttttatgcattcattgggaattgggctgaaatgaatcttctgcaggtacataacaacgctatcgtgtagaacgtattagctacgtatttgagagatcgtttgtatgccaccgaattcgtcgttagaaattatttatttcctaagtttgtgagaacgtacggcacgtacatacatcaaattacttgtgcatttcattcatgtcaagcattcctccccttataaattgattatctccttttgataaaagttgtatcacctaaaatatgtttttcccggggtaataaaagaacttttgctacagatggcccgcacgaagcagaccgtccgtaagtccaccggaggaagagcacctcgacgtccgttggccctgagggagcaccgcaccacggacaccttcttgagcgagtttggcatgccgactttgctttggaaagtgctccatgatgtagggtacccagagggtcaagaatcggtgtactcttggaatgagagtcagttagcagaggatggactcgtagtggtagagatcacggttcctgctctcggtgatgctctagattgggatggttggcacttggagtttgagggtgatgcttaggaccatgggcattgtCATTCTTTATGTCTCgtttgatgcttttgttggagatgattattcgctggcactgtatttgaactccgtgtgtgtggtttgaacaaatggcttccgctacttttattcgaacttattttataataactatgtttaaactctgatgtatctgagatgcaaacttttatgtaatatgtgatggtgaccgctaaacttattacgatcttggctggaatggaagttggtttgaaatcttcgtgatttcacggactaccgggttatacgggcttaagtttgctaaattgtctgctctggcggatgattttcttacttgattccgtataattggtcggttctgttaccatgttcctcctccagtctcgctaattatcatgtttgccgaTTTCTTTTTTTGCTTATATTTGCGATCTAGGCACGCACTTGTCCAATGCTCATCACTTCCGTAAACAAAGCATCCTCCAGCtttcttgttttttttcttaaactgtgcagtctgcttaggctttgccttgttgttctcttgcatgttcttcttctttttattacgagatgcaaatgagtttttcttctgcaccatattagcAGCGGAAGACTTAACTCCTTTTCcatggttgtcttttgctctcgcactcttctcaacatcaagagatccaataagctcagccacgctaaactcttgtctcttgtattttagagaagtagcaaaatcccttcaaaaaggtggcaacttagcgattataccgctgGCCACAAATTTGTCGAGCAACGGACATAGGAAATGCTCTACTTCCTTTGtcagcgcctgtatctcatgagcctgttcgaccacagaacggttttcaaccattttatagTCATATAGCTGCGCCATAAGGTACAGCTCGCtgccagcatcagaaaccccaaactttgtctcaagagcatcccataactctttgtctgatgtgcaagatatatagtttttctcatacttgggatgaagtgcactaatcacgacgcctcgaaacaggttagcggcagccaagaactttcgctCCTCCTTAGAAGTAaactgagtcaacgttcagttaAAACCCCGTATGGTATTAAATCATACAACGCTTAATATTACGCACCATAGAATTTTACTTattcattaaatattatatgggccaagcccatattatatcaacACATTGATGCATCATCAGTGAACGCCGTTGCCGACGAGTGGAAGACCGACCGCTCGCTCGCCGTGCCTGCCACTGCCAcaccagctagctagctagcgcaCATCGAACGAGAGTGGAACGGGACATCAGCTCGCGACGCGCGCGCACGCACGCCGCCGTCGTTGCGATGTACGTAGACGATGGTGGTGGCTCGTGCGGCGCGAGACGACGCCATGGCTGACGCCGTCCCTCTCATCCGTGGTGGAGGCGTGGAGCACCCCGCACTACGAGCGAGAGGCCGAGAGCTATAGCTAGCTCGCTGCTCGTAGACTAGGCAGCGATACACAATTATTTCTCTGAAGAAAGGTGGCGAAATGAATATGTTTGTGCGCGCGCGCTGCGCAACGCGGATCTCGCGTTTCTGTGGTGCGTTCCAGGTCGGAGCAAATATTCCGCTCGCCGTGTCGCGCTCATGGGTCCAGGTGAACTTTCGCTTTCGGTCTCTTCTTTTTTCTCGCCATGCTTCAGCCAGCTCAGCTGTTCCAGCGTGACGCAGCGTCTTCCCCCCGAAACAACTCCAAAAAAAAGACACGGCCACACCGAAAGAGCCCGGCTTTATTCGGGCCGAAAAGGCTGGCAGGCAGGTTCATGTGAGATGATGCTCGTGCTCCCGTGTCACACACAGCTACTGCTCCCCCGTCTGAATCTAATGCGCAACGCTGTGAGGGATACGCATACGCTTGTAGGTAATGCAAGCAATGATGATTATGCATAGACGTGCTCATAACCACTGATAAAAGGAAGGATGGATGGGGTTTGGCACTTGGTGATCCCTTTTGAGGTTAGACAAAGCCGTAAAGCCCTCTCGCTCACTTCTCAAGGCACACAGAAGGATGAAAGACGAGATGCAGTGAACTTTAAACAGTAACCAATCCAGAGACGAGCAAATAATGCACACCGTACCAAGCTTTATTTGCTGCCCTTTTCTGAAATCATACAAGTCTAATCACCAATGGGAACTTTATCACGCGGCAATGCCACTGCAAGTATATTACAGATGGGGTAACATTTGGTCCAAATGCAACTTGTAATCACTTTAAGAGAGGGGCCAACAACACATGCGTCCACCATATATGACCACTTCATGGCTACAGCAAGCACAATTACAACCAAGATAACACGAGAGTCAAATGGAAAGAGGTACATTAAAGGCCTAATGCCGGCAACCTGTTGTCTTTTACCTTTGTTCTCCATTTATTCACAGGCCAATTTTGTATCAAAGCTGCTCAGACAAATGGCGAATGCCTGGAAAGCCGAGAGAGGGTAGCGATAGTCCATTGTGAACATATCCCTTGCCACTTTTCCAAACTGAAGAATCGCCTTGTCTGGATCTGATGGAGCAGGCTGCGAGGGGGTTGGAGCACCTGCAGGTGGTGGGGTTGTCGTGGCAATCAGCTGGAAGTTCTTCACCGAGGCAATTGTCACACGGCCACGGAAGTTGAGGCACCAGCACTGCAGCTGTTCATGCCACCTAGGCGGCTTATTACGAAGCACCAATGGCCTCTCCTTGGTTTCACTCTCCTCTTCGTTGTCCAATCTGCCGCCAGCAATGTCAGAGAAGCGAGCACTGCTGCCAGGAATGCCCGTGAAGCGCGCACTGCTACCAGGAATGCCCGTGAAGCGAGCACTGCTGCCAGCAATGTCAGAGAAGCGAGCGCTGTTGAAATCCATGGATGAGTCCATGATGGACTTGGACAATGAGGTGGTGCTACGGAACGACTGCGAGAAGGAAGCCGTGCTGCGGAATGAATCCTCCAGAGCTCGAGGTACAATCTGCTCTGGCTGTCCAGGCACTATGCCACCTGGCTCCACTGATGAGGCGGGTATGGagtgcaagatgcaacgcatccGCCTAGGACCTCTTGTgccaagaacattgagctcatatGACACCTGTGCGATGTTGTAACTAACAGAAGGCAACTTTGGAGAGACTTTTGTGGAGTTGAACCTCCAGCTGGTCCTTCCGGCAGGAGGAACTACAGCTCCATTATAGGGGGGTTGTGTATCATAAATTAAAAACCTTGTGCCAAGGAAGTTCGACCTGAAAATTAGCAATGCTATGCTTGCTGTTAAACTGTCAAACAGACTAAAAAAAAACTAGAGTGTATCTTTAAAAGACATAATGTTTACCTTATTTTTCCAATGTAGGTCCTGCTTGATCTTGAGATGTTGCCAGAATCCATTGATATATTGTACTCGGTGCATGTGGTTTTGCGGTGTCTTTTAGCTGCTAAGAGGAATTTCCCACTTTCTGAAGTAACAACTGTGCACAGAAGAGAAAAATGAGTCGACAAATTCGATAAAGTAAAATAAGATAAACAATCCATTGATGATTTAACTACAAATATTCTCGTGATTAGGTTAAAAAAACAAATATTCTCATGAAGGTGATATTGAAACACCACACAATTTCAGAACCTAAGAGGTTTACAAGATATGAGGATATAATCATGAAATCAAACACTTAAACAATAAAAAAATATCTGGCTCATAATAATCCCATATGCTCCATAAAACAGGATAAAACTTATGAGCATTGCTATTGAATCTTGAAAGCATGCAAAGCATGTGACGTACCATTGCTAAGGCACAGGTAGAGATGGTAGGTGGATTTTGACCTATTCCTCTTTATAAAACACTGAATCATTGTATTTCCATCTCGAGGGCCAGGCTGTCAAAGAAACAAGCAATGTatcaaggacaagaaagataTCTGCTGCTCAAGCCTTGGAGCTAATTCACAGCAGCATTCGGTTCAAAGATTGCTAACCGAAGGAGGTTGATTCTTCTCCCCCTTACCTGTTTTAGAGACACAGGGAAGGTGAGCTTCCCACAAAACTCCGGGCTCAACACAATCTCTTTACACATCTCCCTCCATGTCCTACAAACAGTTGCGAAGCAAACGACGTGCTTCCGTGCTGGCCAGGTGCTCTCATCAGCCTCCAGTCTCCGTATGATATCACGGATGAGTTCAGGAGGTAGATTCGCCCAGCGACTTTCACGAATTATGGAAGGTGAGTCGTCGACGACATGTGATGAGCTCTGGGTCTTCCCTTTGTGATGCCCAGTAAGGCCATAAATGCTTGCGAGGGTCACCTCGAAGCTTCTCCTCGACAAGCTGCCGAAGCCATCCCTAACATCACGGACTATGCTACGAAATGACATCTACGGTCACCAATTCCAGATAACAAGGCATACAAAATCCAGGAGACTATGGCCTGACAATGGAAAACAAATAAAGGTTACAAACTACTACACTAGGTTTTCAGGAATTTGACTTgatagaagatgaacaaggaacagGTAGCTTGAAGTGCCTCCTTTGAAATAACAACAGCAATAGAAAGtgcatatgcaaaagaaacaGCGGCTACAAGCTGCCcctgcaaaaaaagaaaaaaaaagaattaatGAGAGAATGTTTAACAtggatggaattgactggcatatGGTCACATCATCACAACTTTTAGTTGATTAAACATAGACATCATAACTACCGGGCATAGCCAAACAAGAAACTAAATCAGATTCCAAATCCATCATTGGTCGGGATGCAAGCAGAGACCTTTGACTTGACTCCATAACCTATGTTAGGTCCGGAGCATCACTTTGAACCGAAGAAATCTAGGATTTTTTAAGCTAAACAAACATGGGCACATGTGAGTGCCCAATTCGCATGGGAGCTTCTGGACGTAGCAGCAGAACCATATTAAACACAGTGGCTGATTGACATACCATTTCGTCGAGGAATTGCCGGCGTGTACAGAACCAACGGTACAAGCGTACAAGCTACGACTCTACTACAAGGATCCATTATTTGAACGCTAAATACGCACGGTAAAAGTGTAGAAATCGAAAGGTTTCGCTCGTCAACGGCGCAATGGAACCAGCGAAGCTAAGAGAAGCAAGACTCCAGAAATAAATAAAAGGCCTAGAAGTCCAGATTCCTCCCAGAAATCTGCCCTGGAGAACACTGTGTCCAGCGAATCAGAGCATGCGACCTACCGATCTGGCAAGGAACGCCCCCGCCATCACCACAGCTCCACTCGCCACACACACTGACGGACCAAACAAACACTCCAAAACCTAAGAAGATCGAAACTAAACCAAAAACCACTCACCACCACCCCTTGTGTAACGGGAACTCACATTCCTGAAAGCCGACGCCGCCTCGCCCCGCTAGCGGGGACACACAGGCCTCAGATCAGTGCACCCGCCACGAGCTCGGCGCGCCCGTCGGTCTGTCCTTCCTGGCCACCGCGGCGCGCGCAGGCACGCGCGCAGCTGAAGGGGAGAGCGGCGAGGCGAGGAGAGGGGAGAGaggcaggggaggaggaggaagagatcgAAGGAATGAGGCGGACAGGGAACCGGGGGGCGCTGGGTTTGTTTATCCACCCGGCCCCCGGCGGTGGTGGGGCGGGGGCGGGGTGGGTTGATCGCACCTTTCCGTTCCGTCGCGGTGGGCGGCCTCGTAACGGCGTTTGGATGGGCCGGGGGCCAGGCGGCCAGCAGGTGGCAGCACCGGGCAGCGGCTACTTGCCTTGCCCCGGCGCTCACGCCATGAAAAGCGGGGCTTGCACTGCCCCCATTTGTTTGTTTTTCCTTAATATTTTTTTCAGTGCCTTTGTGCTTTGCCGCCCCGCGCGCCCCACACGCGGCACGGAGGTGGGTCTGCAGTGGTGGCCTCTGGTGGGGTGGGTGGGCCGGTGCTCGGTGGGGCGAGTCCGTG
Coding sequences within:
- the LOC136450826 gene encoding tubby-like F-box protein 3; translated protein: MSFRSIVRDVRDGFGSLSRRSFEVTLASIYGLTGHHKGKTQSSSHVVDDSPSIIRESRWANLPPELIRDIIRRLEADESTWPARKHVVCFATVCRTWREMCKEIVLSPEFCGKLTFPVSLKQPGPRDGNTMIQCFIKRNRSKSTYHLYLCLSNVVTSESGKFLLAAKRHRKTTCTEYNISMDSGNISRSSRTYIGKIRSNFLGTRFLIYDTQPPYNGAVVPPAGRTSWRFNSTKVSPKLPSVSYNIAQVSYELNVLGTRGPRRMRCILHSIPASSVEPGGIVPGQPEQIVPRALEDSFRSTASFSQSFRSTTSLSKSIMDSSMDFNSARFSDIAGSSARFTGIPGSSARFTGIPGSSARFSDIAGGRLDNEEESETKERPLVLRNKPPRWHEQLQCWCLNFRGRVTIASVKNFQLIATTTPPPAGAPTPSQPAPSDPDKAILQFGKVARDMFTMDYRYPLSAFQAFAICLSSFDTKLACE